The Chryseobacterium geocarposphaerae genomic sequence AATAGAATCTTCAACAGGACCTACTGAATGTTTATTATCGGAATGCGATAATTGAACATTATAAGAAGGAATTATTTTTTCTTTTTTCATATCCTGGCAATTGATCAGTTGAAATACACTCAACAAAAAAATGAAAATTTTATGTTTATCCATCTAAAATTGTTCTTTTACGTTCTGAAACTTTTTTCACCCCTGAAATCCTTGGTCCCATTCCGAAGGTATCCAAATTAGCAGACCAATGCAAATATTTATTTCGTATTGTTTTCAAATCGGTTTCATTAACATTAAAACTCATATAGTTATAATTTTCAGACTTGTTTATATATTCTGAAGCTGAAATATTTACTCCTTCATTTGATTTCTTTACATACTCATTGCGTAAGTCATTACAGGCTTTAATATAGTTAAACAATTGTGAAGCAATAGCAAGTACATTATTATCCTTAATATTATTTTCTATTATTCTTCTTTCTGAGTATTTCACATCAAACTGCTTAGAATATTCAAACATATAACTCAACGGAATTTTATCATAATGATTAGATAAGCTTCTTGTTCCCCACAATTCGTATTTGTAAGTAACATCATGTCTGCCCGGCTTAACTATTTTTTTGATTTTAATTTCATCCGGATAAAACCATCCTTCATCAATTAAAATAGTTCTGTACCGTTCACAATTTTCAGCAGAATTGTACTGTTCATAGATCAGTACATTTTCTTCTTCCCCATTCACATACCCTCCTCCGATATCCGAGTGGACTCCCGGTAAGGTAATTTGTAATCCCTTAATTCCTGAATCTTTGATATTAGTAAGACTGAAGTTTTCCCGAAACTCATTATCTGAGGCTATCTGGAAAATAAAAGCTCCGTGCTGTACCGCATTTAATCCCAATTGAACAGAATCATTTGCTACAAACCAATTTCCCCTGTGGTTGGCTCCGTAAGAAGCTACAGTATCATACAACCCAACAAAATTAAACTGAATCTGATTTACTGATAATCCATATTTTAAAATACAGGCACCAAAATACCCGTATTTTAGAAGATGAGAATCTGCTTTATCCTTCTCTATAATAAACCTTTGCTCTATATTTTGCTCTTTTTCAAGTTCTGATAATTCAAAAAAATCAGGTGGAAAAACATTTAAACCTCCCCCAAACATTTTTGTTGTATCAGGAGGATTGGTTGCTACATGTACAAAATGACGCGCTGCAGCTGCGCCCCTGCTGAATCCATATACATTTACCCTAAGAATATTAATCGGTGTGGTTTTAAATTTATTTTTTACAGCTTCAGCTCCTTTGATACATCCTTTCGTAACTTTTGCTTTAATTCCTCTTTCATCGATTCCCATTCCTGCGCCTCTAATAGGAAGCCCCAATGTATCATTGTCAGACTTTCCATCAACAGTTCCAATACCTTCTATATACCACGCTACCTGATTTTCTGTATCGGGATCTATTGCATCATAACCACGAGCTACATTCGAATAGTCGTTCGCGTAACTCCCGGATTTCTTTTTACCTGATAATCCGGCTTCTGTATTGGTTTTATTATTGAGAGTACCATCAAAGAATAAGTTTAAACTGACATCAATCGTATTGACGGGCTTGTCATTGGGATTGATTTTTTGCGCTTCATTATAGCTTACTCCTGATTCTTTTCCTTTTTGCTGAACCGATATGGCACTATTATGCACAATACCTTCTCTGGCAAAGGTTTTATAATCTCCTCCCGTCTGAGTAATAACTTTTCCTTCTACAAAATACTCGATGCTCATGATCAGTGATTTTTAGATTTCTCGCCACTATTGTTCTGAACTTCTTTTTCTGCATGATGCTCTACCTTTCCTTGGCTGCTTACCTCTACTCCTTTAAGGCTGGTTAATTTATGTTCTTTTTCACCATAGACTTCCATATCACCTTTTACGTAATGACTCATTTTTCCGACAACATTAGTCATGAAATCTGCACCTGTGGTCACATATTTCATGGAGCCAATACTTTCAGTATGATTGGCCATAATGGTGTCCGATTTATTCATTCCAACACTGGTAGTCATATTTTCGCCAACATTGATATTCATATTCCTACAGTTCAATGTCATAGTTTCCGGGGCAGTAATGGTTATATTGCTTCCGGTAGTATCCAGATGAATTTCGTTCCCCGACTTGTCTGTAATGATAATGCTTTCGTCTTCCGTGAATATCACTTTATGACCGCTTCTCGTCTGAATCGATTTTACCCTATTGTCAGCTCCTCCTCCAAGACCAACCTGACCATGAAACATTCCTCCCATGACGAAGGGTCTGTCAGGATGATTGTGCACAAAATTGACCATCACCTGATCTCCAACTTCGGGAATTGCCACGTATCCTCGGTTTTGAGTAATGCGATCGGTTCCCCCTGCATCCGGGCTCATCATTCTGATAAAATGGGTAGTATCATTGGTTTGCCAGTCGAATCTTACCTGAACCCTTCCCTGTCCTTCCGGATCTGCATTGGAAATGACTGTTGCCGTCTGAGGTTCTGCTTTGGGAACCATAAACTCAGGTTTCGGTAAAAAGCCCGTATCTGAAGCAATTCCCGCAAAACTTCCTGTATAACGACCAATCGTATCAATTTCATGAACTGTTTCGGTAATCATTATTTTGGTAAAGTAAGCCGTTTCATTTGTGTCAGGCTTTCTCATTTGGACATCTACAATACATCCCGGATGAAGAAAAGGAACGGTAGTGGAACCTGACAAAGAAAATACATTAACAGCCTCGCTCCCCGAAGTACTTCTCTGGGAATGTTCCACATCAAGATGAGTAGATGCTTTAATAGGAGCTATCTGTAGCGCAGGAGTTTTGTAAATTGCATCATTATGTCCATATGCTATTTTTGCAAGATCACTGGTATGGGTTATTGGGG encodes the following:
- a CDS encoding type VI secretion system Vgr family protein; the protein is MSTTSENTQEAYFRPTQNADGVSGNHHSGINRLVKLSLVIEGQVIKYYKYFKLTQSAVRHHEFALTLAHDTFGNRQSHALEDANKLLGKRLTAVISYKDIENSPERTFVGVITGVGFSQEKMSLGNIVLTGHSPTILLDGAPHIQSFGGNQPVNMGIIADNVIKQGLDKSRFDVRIDTNDYSQIVYSSQYNETHYNYLARMAEAYGEQFYYDGEVLHFGKLPPQNKPIKLLYGSNADHIKVELKAVHIKPEFYGYNSSRHEKLTSGTTPITHTSDLAKIAYGHNDAIYKTPALQIAPIKASTHLDVEHSQRSTSGSEAVNVFSLSGSTTVPFLHPGCIVDVQMRKPDTNETAYFTKIMITETVHEIDTIGRYTGSFAGIASDTGFLPKPEFMVPKAEPQTATVISNADPEGQGRVQVRFDWQTNDTTHFIRMMSPDAGGTDRITQNRGYVAIPEVGDQVMVNFVHNHPDRPFVMGGMFHGQVGLGGGADNRVKSIQTRSGHKVIFTEDESIIITDKSGNEIHLDTTGSNITITAPETMTLNCRNMNINVGENMTTSVGMNKSDTIMANHTESIGSMKYVTTGADFMTNVVGKMSHYVKGDMEVYGEKEHKLTSLKGVEVSSQGKVEHHAEKEVQNNSGEKSKNH
- a CDS encoding phospholipase effector Tle1 domain-containing protein, with product MSIEYFVEGKVITQTGGDYKTFAREGIVHNSAISVQQKGKESGVSYNEAQKINPNDKPVNTIDVSLNLFFDGTLNNKTNTEAGLSGKKKSGSYANDYSNVARGYDAIDPDTENQVAWYIEGIGTVDGKSDNDTLGLPIRGAGMGIDERGIKAKVTKGCIKGAEAVKNKFKTTPINILRVNVYGFSRGAAAARHFVHVATNPPDTTKMFGGGLNVFPPDFFELSELEKEQNIEQRFIIEKDKADSHLLKYGYFGACILKYGLSVNQIQFNFVGLYDTVASYGANHRGNWFVANDSVQLGLNAVQHGAFIFQIASDNEFRENFSLTNIKDSGIKGLQITLPGVHSDIGGGYVNGEEENVLIYEQYNSAENCERYRTILIDEGWFYPDEIKIKKIVKPGRHDVTYKYELWGTRSLSNHYDKIPLSYMFEYSKQFDVKYSERRIIENNIKDNNVLAIASQLFNYIKACNDLRNEYVKKSNEGVNISASEYINKSENYNYMSFNVNETDLKTIRNKYLHWSANLDTFGMGPRISGVKKVSERKRTILDG